In the Telopea speciosissima isolate NSW1024214 ecotype Mountain lineage chromosome 2, Tspe_v1, whole genome shotgun sequence genome, one interval contains:
- the LOC122652865 gene encoding chaperone protein ClpB3, mitochondrial: MAARTARLARSAYATMNVGKSGYSALNHSRPFLPRAAELSGATMASNGISSVAYSPTGVTDGVSDYDAKPVKFLNGVEKGSRRLFHSSTPSYSASAGSSKVDQSEFTEMAWEGIVGAVDAARLSKQQVVETEHLMKALLEQKDGLARRIFTKASIDNTSVLQATDDFIRQQPKVIGDTSGPIIGSHLQSLIDNARKHKKELGDDFLSVEHLLLAFLNDKRFGQQLLKNLQLGEKELKDAVQAVCGNQRVTDQNPEGKYEALDKYGNDLTELARRGKLDPVIGRDDEIRRCIQILSRRTKNNPVIIGEPGVGKTAIAEGLAQRIVRGDVPEPLLNRKLISLDMGSLVAGAKFRGDFEERLKAVLKEVTASNGQIVLFIDEIHTVVGAGATGGAMDAGNLLKPMLGRGELRCIGATTLNEYRKYIEKDPALERRFQQVFCGQPSVEDTISILRGLRERYELHHGVKISDSALVSAAVLADRYITERFLPDKAIDLVDEAAAKLKMEITSKPTELDEIDRAVLKLEMEKLSLKNDTDKASKERLSKLENDLDSLKLKQKEFTEQWDHEKALMTQIRSVKEEIDRVNLEMEAAEREYDLNRAAELKYGTLISLQRKLEDAEKNLSDFQKSGKSLLREEVTDLDIAEIVSKWTGIPLSNLQQSERDKLVLLEQVLHKRVVGQDIAVKSVADAIRRSRAGLSDPNRPIASFMFMGPTGVGKTELAKALAGYLFNTENALVRIDMSEYMEKHAVSRLVGAPPGYVGYEEGGQLTEVVRRRPYSVVLFDEMEKAHHDVFNILLQLLDDGRITDSQGRTVSFTNCVVIMTSNIGSHHILETLSNTQGTKDAVYDMMKRQVVELARQTFRPEFMNRIDEYIVFQPLDAKEISRIVEIQLNRLKDRLKQKKIDLQYTEEAVELLGTLGFDPNFGARPVKRVIQQMVENEIALGVLRGEFKDEESIIVDADTSPSAKDLLPQNRLVIKKLKNGSFVDAMVAND; this comes from the exons ATGGCGGCCAGAACGGCTAGGCTTGCGAGGTCAGCCTATGCTACTATGAACGTCGGAAAGAGTGGCTACTCCGCTCTTAATCACAGTCGTCCCTTTCTGCCTCGCGCCGCTGAACTATCTGGTGCGACAATGGCTTCGAACGGTATTTCTTCGGTTGCTTATTCACCGACCGGAGTCACGGACGGCGTATCAGACTATGATGCTAAGCCTGTCAAGTTCTTGAATGGCGTCGAGAAGGGTTCACGTCGTCTGTTTCACTCCTCTACTCCTTCGTACTCTGCTTCTGCGGGCTCCTCTAAG GTTGATCAGTCAGAGTTCACTGAGATGGCATGGGAGGGAATTGTCGGGGCGGTTGATGCAGCACGTCTTAGCAAACAACAAGTGGTGGAAACCGAACATTTAATGAAAGCACTTCTAGAGCAAAAGGATGGTTTGGCTCGTAGAATATTCACCAAAGCGAGCATTGACAATACTTCAGTCTTACAGGCCACAGATGACTTCATCCGACAGCAACCTAAG GTTATAGGTGACACCAGTGGCCCCATAATAGGTTCACATCTTCAGTCTCTCATAGACAATGCTAGGAAACATAAAAAGGAGTTGGGTGACGACTTCTTATCAGTGGAACACCTGTTATTAGCATTTCTGAACGATAAAAGGTTTGGTCAGCAGTTATTGAAGAACCTACAACTTGGTGAGAAGGAACTGAAAGACGCTGTCCAAGCTGTTTGCGGAAATCAAAGAGTTACTGACCAGA ATCCTGAAGGCAAATACGAGGCACTAGACAAATATGGGAATGACTTGACTGAACTTGCTAGGCGTGGTAAACTTGATCCTGTTATAGGTCGGGATGATGAAATTCGGCGCTGTATCCAGATATTATCAAGGAGAACAAAAAACAATCCTGTTATCATTGGTGAGCCTGGTGTTGGGAAAACTGCAATTGCTGAAGG GTTAGCTCAAAGAATTGTGCGAGGAGATGTTCCTGAACCTCTATTGAATCGGAAG TTGATCTCTCTGGATATGGGTTCATTAGTTGCGGGTGCTAAATTCCGTGGAGATTTTGAGGAAAGACTGAAAGCTGTCTTGAAGGAAGTCACTGCTTCAAATGGGCAGATTGTTTTGTTTATCGATGAGATTCACACTGTTGTTGGGGCTG GGGCTACGGGTGGTGCAATGGATGCTGGCAATTTATTAAAACCAATGCTTGGACGAGGTGAGCTCCGTTGTATTGGAGCAACCACATTAAATGAATATAGGAAATACATCGAAAAGGATCCTGCTCTTGAGCGTAGATTCCAGCAGGTGTTCTGTGGTCAGCCATCTGTTGAAGACACAATTTCTATTCTTCGTGGGTTGCGTGAACGCTATGAGCTGCATCATGGTGTTAAAATATCAGACAGTGCCCTTGTTTCAGCTGCAGTTCTTGCAGACCGATACATTACGGAGCGCTTTTTGCCGGACAAAG CCATTGATCTTGTAGATGAAGCAGCAGCAAAGCTGAAAATGGAGATCACATCTAAGCCCACTGAATTGGATGAGATTGATAGAGCAGTGCTGAAGTTAGAGATGGAGAAACTCTCGCTTAAAAATGACACTGATAAAGCATCTAAAGAACGGCTAAGCAAGCTGGAAAATGATCTAGATTCGCTCAAACTGAAACAGAAAGAATTCACAGAACAGTGGGATCATGAGAAGGCTCTTATGACACAGATTCGATCAGTTAAAGAGGAG ATTGATAGAGTCAACCTAGAGATGGAAGCTGCTGAGCGTGAGTATGATTTGAATCGTGCTGCTGAGCTCAAGTATGGGACACTTATATCTCTTCAACGGAAGCTGGAGGATGCTGAGAAAAACCTCTCTGATTTCCAGAAGTCTGGCAAGTCACTGCTTCGAGAGGAGGTCACTGACCTTGACATTGCTGAAATTGTAAGCAAGTGGACTGGTATACCACTGTCAAACCTGCAACAGTCCGAGAGAGACAAGTTAGTTTTGCTAGAGCAAGTTCTCCACAAGAGGGTTGTTGGTCAGGATATTGCTGTAAAATCAGTGGCAGATGCAATCCGCCGATCAAGGGCAGGGCTATCAGACCCAAACAGGCCAATAGCAAGCTTCATGTTCATGGGCCCCACTGGTGTTGGTAAGACAGAGCTTGCGAAAGCTCTTGCAGGTTATTTATTCAACACGGAGAATGCACTTGTTAGGATCGACATGAGTGAGTACATGGAAAAGCATGCAGTTTCACGCCTGGTTGGTGCTCCTCCTGGTTATGTTGGTTATGAGGAAGGTGGGCAGCTGACTGAAGTGGTTCGCCGAAGACCATATTCTGTGGTCTTGTTTGATGAGATGGAAAAGGCACATCATGATGTGTTCAACATTCTATTACAGCTGTTGGATGATGGAAGGATTACTGATTCACAAGGAAGGACTGTTAGTTTTACAAATTGTGTTGTTATAATGACATCGAACATTGGGTCCCACCATATCCTTGAAACTCTAAGCAACACGCAGGGTACTAAGGATGCAGTGTATGATATGATGAAAAGACAGGTTGTGGAGTTGGCAAGACAAACTTTTCGCCCAGAGTTCATGAATCGTATTGATGAGTATATCGTTTTCCAACCTCTGGACGCCAAAGAAATTAGTAGGATTGTGGAAATACAG CTGAACCGTTTGAAAGATAGGCTTAAACAGAAGAAGATTGATCTTCAGTATACTGAGGAAGCTGTTGAGTTATTGGGCACATTGGGCTTTGACCCCAACTTTGGAGCAAGGCCTGTCAAGAGAGTTATACAGCAGATGGTCGAAAATGAAATTGCTTTGGGTGTCTTAAGAGGAGAGTTCAAGGATGAAGAATCGATCATTGTTGATGCTGATACATCTCCATCAGCTAAGGACCTTCTTCCTCAAAACAGACTGGTcatcaagaaactaaaaaaTGGTTCTTTTGTGGATGCCATGGTGGCCAATGATTAA
- the LOC122652866 gene encoding replication termination factor 2, with product MMKSQDQMQVFIQSPELRVPSRALTVNPNHTLRHLKLSFLPPTTPPQTLHSLFFTFNGKPLHDSSTIFDSRILPFSNLILRIKVSGGGGDGGATGAESRDCYLNMYAIKKPDKVDPNETRLSRWTNCALSFEPLKHPCVVDRLGNLFNKESLVEALLGKKLPKGFGHIKGLKDMIPIELSAIPGVKYDDNSFETKFQCPITGLEFNGKYKFLALRSCGHVVSTKALKEVKSSACLLCHKEFSESDMIVINGSPEEVAALREKMEEERVKVREKKEKKMKNGEVTGSDGVCLESSRLSGTKHGVDDQAVEKAWAKIEGNGKIANGVVVAAKGTNNASVKRFKAADMAPPNATKEVYASIFTSSRKSDFKETYSCRSLPLGRN from the coding sequence ATGATGAAATCGCAAGATCAGATGCAGGTATTTATTCAATCCCCAGAACTTCGAGTTCCATCTCGTGCCCTAACTGTGAACCCTAATCACACTCTTCGCCATCTCAAGCTCTCCTTTCTCCCTCCAACCACCCCCCCGCAAACCCTACATTCCCTCTTCTTCACCTTCAATGGTAAACCCCTCCACGACTCCTCCACTATCTTCGATTCCCGAATTCTCCCTTTCTCCAATTTGATTCTTCGAATTAAGGTTTCCGGTGGTGGCGGCGATGGCGGTGCAACTGGTGCCGAATCTCGCGATTGTTATCTCAACATGTATGCCATCAAGAAGCCCGATAAAGTCGATCCCAACGAGACTAGGTTATCACGGTGGACGAATTGCGCGCTCTCCTTCGAGCCCCTAAAGCATCCTTGCGTCGTCGATCGCCTTGGAAACTTGTTCAATAAGGAGTCGCTTGTGGAGGCGTTGTTAGGGAAGAAGTTGCCGAAGGGGTTTGGGCATATTAAGGGTTTGAAGGATATGATCCCAATTGAACTCTCTGCGATTCCTGGGGTGAAATATGATGATAACAGCTTCGAGACGAAGTTTCAGTGCCCAATTACGGGTCTTGAGTTCAATGGAAAGTACAAGTTCCTTGCTCTGAGGAGTTGCGGGCATGTTGTGAGTACCAAGGCATTGAAAGAAGTGAAGTCCTCGGCTTGTTTGCTTTGTCATAAAGAGTTCTCAGAGTCTGATATGATCGTAATTAATGGGAGCCCAGAGGAAGTGGCGGCATTGAGggaaaagatggaagaagagagggtgaaagtgagagagaagaaggagaagaagatgaagaatggGGAAGTAACTGGGTCTGACGGTGTTTGCTTGGAATCGTCTCGGTTAAGTGGTACAAAGCATGGAGTTGATGACCAGGCTGTGGAGAAGGCTTGGGCTAAGATTGAAGGAAATGGGAAGATTGCTAATGGAGTTGTGGTTGCTGCGAAGGGGACAAATAATGCATCGGTGAAACGGTTCAAAGCAGCTGATATGGCACCACCTAATGCTACTAAGGAAGTGTACGCTTCTATTTTCACCTCTTCGAGAAAATCAGATTTTAAAGAGACATATAGTTGCAGATCTCTCCCGCTGGGAAGAAACTAA
- the LOC122652936 gene encoding 40S ribosomal protein S12-like, protein MSGETVEVEKPAPALGEPMDIMTALQLVLKKSLAHSGLARGLHEGAKVIEKHAAQLCVLAEDCNQPDYVKLVRALCADHNVSLISVPSAKTLGEWAGLCKIDPEGKARKVVGCSCVVVKDYGEESEGLNIVQEYVKSH, encoded by the exons ATGTCAGG TGAAACGGTTGAAGTCGAAAAGCCTGCGCCAGCTCTTGGTGAGCCTATGGATATCATGACAGCCTTACAACTTGTCTTAAAGAAATCACTGGCCCACAGTGGGCTTGCTCGAGGGCTCCATGAAGGTGCTAAGGTTATTGAGAAGCATGCTGCACAGCTCTGTGTATTGGCAGAAGACTGCAACCAGCCAGATTATGTTAAACTGGTCAGAGCACTTTGTGCAGACCATAATGTGAGCTTGATATCAGTCCCAAGTGCTAAGACTCTTGGTGAATGGGCTGGG TTGTGTAAAATTGATCCAGAGGGCAAGGCTAGAAAGGTGGTGGGTTGTTCCTGCGTTGTTGTAAAG GACTATGGGGAAGAGTCAGAGGGTCTTAACATTGTGCAGGAGTATGTGAAGTCACACTGA